A single genomic interval of Pyrus communis chromosome 5, drPyrComm1.1, whole genome shotgun sequence harbors:
- the LOC137735349 gene encoding transcription termination factor MTERF2, chloroplastic-like, with protein sequence MAALFNLKAGGLGYSLFSKTTRFVVGDVKPSHFTLQNQILCRRFTSEISENHHDFTVNYLINSCGLSPQGTISASKRVKLRSPERADSVLSFLRRHGVSATQISKIVRSCPRLLNCNPEKTLLPKIEFFFSLGVSREDLAKTLAYETHILVTSLEKRILPTCQFLRNLLSEKKFVVLLKNGGLRIFSEGHSKNVAPNIEFLREIGMPQSCISLLLAYFPRSLTQKPENFAKVVDEVKQMGFDMEKSRSVAAIKALSSGNSKSIWSRNCEAYKRWGWSEDDVLSTFKRFPPCMTKSEKKIMQVMDFLVNKMGWPQRSIVKCPTIVSFSLEKRIIPRCSVVKVLLLKGLIKEIENVSLYYVMNPTEKGFLQRFVVRYIDDVPALLSVYRGQVEIQDV encoded by the coding sequence ATGGCAGCCCTCTTCAACCTGAAGGCCGGCGGATTGGGGTATTCACTATTTTCCAAAACTACAAGATTTGTTGTTGGAGATGTAAAACCTTCACATTTTACTCTTCAAAACCAGATACTTTGCAGACGTTTCACCTCGGAAATCTCAGAAAACCACCACGATTTCACAGTCAATTACCTCATTAATTCATGTGGGTTGTCTCCACAAGGTACAATTTCAGCTTCTAAGCGGGTCAAGTTGCGATCCCCGGAAAGAGCAGACTCCGTTCTGTCCTTTCTCAGAAGGCATGGAGTCTCTGCAACCCAAATCTCCAAGATTGTCAGGTCGTGCCCAAGACTTCTGAATTGTAATCCGGAGAAAACCCTTTTGCCAAagattgaatttttcttttctcttggaGTTTCAAGGGAGGACCTTGCAAAAACTCTGGCATATGAAACGCATATTTTGGTCACAAGCTTGGAGAAACGGATTCTACCAACTTGCCAGTTCCTTAGGAACCTGCTCTCTGAGAAGAAATTCGTTGTTTTATTGAAGAACGGCGGCCTGCGGATTTTCTCGGAAGGCCATTCGAAGAATGTGGCGCCAAATATTGAGTTTTTGAGAGAAATCGGTATGCCCCAATCATGTATTTCTTTGTTGCTGGCTTATTTTCCTAGATCTTTAACACAAAAGCCTGAGAATTTTGCTAAAGTTGTGGATGAGGTTAAGCAAATGGGATTTGATATGGAAAAATCAAGATCTGTTGCAGCAATAAAAGCATTATCTAGTGGTAATAGTAAGTCCATATGGAGTCGTAATTGTGAAGCTTATAAGAGGTGGGGTTGGTCAGAGGATGATGTTCTCTCTACTTTCAAGCGGTTCCCGCCTTGTATGACTAAGTCGGAGAAGAAAATAATGCAGGTTATGGATTTTTTAGTGAACAAGATGGGATGGCCGCAAAGATCAATTGTCAAATGTCCGACTATTGTGAGTTTCAGTTTGGAGAAGAGAATTATCCCGAGGTGTTCGGTTGTTaaggttttgttgttgaaaGGATTGATAAAGGAAATCGAAAATGTGAGTTTGTATTATGTGATGAACCCTACAGAGAAAGGCTTCTTGCAGAGGTTTGTGGTCAGATATATAGATGATGTACCTGCATTACTGAGTGTGTATCGGGGGCAAGTTGAAATCCAGGATGTATGA
- the LOC137733458 gene encoding E3 ubiquitin-protein ligase KEG-like, whose product MKVPCCSVCQTRYDEEERVPLLLQCGHGFCKDCLSKMFSSCPDTTLVCPRCRHVSVVGNSVQALRKNFAVLALIHSSSNAVSSAAAANLDCDYTDDEDGDDDEDEDGDRRCARGSHTSISGGCGPVIELAVHPDLKLVRRIGEGRHTGVQMWTAVIGGGGGRCRHRVAVKKVVVAEETSMDWVMGQLDNLRRASMWCRNVCTFHGAIKSEGTLCLVMDKCYGSVQSEMQRNEGRLTLEQILRYGADIARGVAELHAAGVVCMNLKPSNLLLDESGHAVVSDYGVAAILKKPSCRKARLECDTSRIHSCMECTMLSPHYAAPEAWEPVKKLLNPFWEDAIGISAESDAWSFGCTLVEMCTGSIPWAGLSTEEIYRAVIKTRKLPPQYASVVGVGIPRELWKMIGECLQFKASKRPSFNSMLATFLRHLQEIPRSPPASPDNVLAKCSGSNVTEPSPVSESEVLQGNPTLLHRLVSEGDVRSVRDLLQKASAGSDNSTILSLLEAQNVDGQTALHLACRRGSAVLVNAILEYQEANVDVLDKDGDPPLVFALVAGSPECVHALINRGANVRSRLREGFGPSVAHVCAYHGQPDCMRELLMAGADPNAVDEEGESVLHRAVAKKYTDCALVVLENGGSRSMCVLNSEKFTPLHLCVATWNVAVVRRWVEVATPEEIADAIDIPSPAGTALCMAASLKKDHEIEGREMVQILLASGADPTAQDLQHGRTALHTASMANEVELVKIILDAGVDVNIRNVQNTIPLHVALARGAKSCVGLLLSAGANYNLQDDEGDNAFHIAADAAKMIRENLEWLIVMLRNPDAAVEARNHSGKTLRDFLEALPREWISEDLMEALVNRGVHLSPTTFDVGDWVKFKRSITTPTYGWQGAKHRSVGFVQGAPDKDHLIVSFCSGEARVLANEVVKVIPLDRGQHVQLKPDVKEPRFGWRGQSRDSIGTVLCVDDDGILRVGFPGASRGWKADPAEMERVEEFKVGDWVRIRPTLTTAKHGLGSVTPGSIGIVYCIRPDSSLLLELSYLPSPWHCEPEEVEPVTPFRIGDRVCVKRSVAEPRYAWGGETHHSVGKISEIENDGLLVIEIPNRPIPWQADPSDMEKVEDFKVGDWVRVKASVPSPKYGWEDITRNSVGIIHSLEEDGDMGVAFCFRSKPFSCSVTDVEKVPPFEVGQEIHVTSSISQPRLGWSNESPATVGKIVRIDMDGALNTKVTGRQSLWKVSPGDAERLSGFEVGDWVRSKPSLGTRPSYDWNSIGKESLAVVHSVQDTGYLELACCFRKGRWITHYTDVEKVPCFKIGQYVRFRIGLVEPRWGWRGAQLDSRGVITSVHADGEVRVAFSGLPGLWRGDPADLEIEQIFEVGEWVRLKDQAGAWKSIGPGSVGVVQGLGYDADKWDGTTSVGFCGEQEKWVGPTSALERVNRLMVGQKVRVKLSVKQPRFGWSGHSHASLGTISTIDADGKLRIYTPAGSKAWMLDPSEVELVEEEELHIGDWVRVKTSVSTPTHQWGEVNRTSVGVVHRMENEELWVAFCFTERLWLCKASEMERVRPFKVGDKVRIREGLVIPRWGWGMETHASKGEVVGVDANGKLRIKFRWREGRPWIGDPADISLDEST is encoded by the exons ATGAAGGTGCCGTGCTGCTCCGTCTGCCAGACCCGCTACGACGAGGAGGAAAGAGTTCCGCTTTTGCTTCAGTGCGGCCATGGCTTCTGCAAGGACTGCTTGTCCAAAATGTTCTCTTCCTGTCCCGATACTACCCTCGTCTGCCCGCGCTGTCGCCACGTCTCCGTCGTCGGGAACTCCGTCCAGGCGCTGAGGAAGAACTTCGCCGTGCTCGCCCTGATTCACTCCAGCTCCAATGCTGTCTCGTCTGCTGCCGCCGCCAATTTGGATTGCGATTACACGGACGACGAGGATGGGGACGATGATGAGGATGAGGATGGGGACCGAAGGTGTGCTCGTGGGTCCCACACGTCGATCTCGGGCGGGTGCGGGCCGGTGATCGAGCTGGCGGTGCACCCTGACTTGAAGTTGGTGCGGCGGATAGGGGAGGGGAGGCACACTGGGGTTCAAATGTGGACTGCCGTCATCGGAGGTGGAGGAGGGAGGTGCCGCCACCGGGTTGCGGTGAAGAAAGTGGTGGTAGCGGAGGAGACGAGTATGGATTGGGTGATGGGGCAGCTGGATAATTTGCGGCGGGCATCGATGTGGTGTAGGAATGTGTGCACATTTCATGGGGCTATTAAGAGTGAAGGCACCTTGTGTCTTGTTATGGATAAGTGTTATGGATCGGTTCAGTCCGAGATGCAGCGCAATGAGGGCAGGCTTACTTTGGAGCAAATTCTAAG ATACGGGGCTGACATTGCACGAGGAGTGGCTGAACTTCATGCAGCAGGTGTTGTTTGTATGAATCTAAAACCGTCCAATCTTCTTTTGGATGAAAGTGGTCACGCGGTAGTTTCTGATTATGGAGTTGCTGCAATTCTGAAGAAGCCTTCCTGCCGGAAAGCTCGATTGGAGTGTGACACCTCAAGGATCCATTCTTGTATGGAGTGTACGATGCTCAGCCCCCACTATGCAGCTCCAGAGGCATGGGAACCAGTGAAGAAGTTACTGAATCCATTTTGGGAGGATGCTATCGGTATTTCTGCAGAGTCAGATGCATGGAGTTTTGGTTGTACATTGGTAGAAATGTGCACTGGTTCCATTCC ATGGGCTGGTTTAAGCACTGAGGAAATTTATCGGGCTGTAATCAAGACTCGGAAACTACCTCCACAATATGCAAGTGTAGTAGGTGTTGGAATACCTAGAGAATTGTGGAAAATGATTGGCGAGTGCCTGCAGTTCAAGGCATCAAAAAGACCATCTTTTAATTCAATGCTAGCCACTTTTCTTCGCCATTTGCAGGAGATACCACGCAGCCCTCCTGCAAGTCCTGATAA TGTTTTAGCTAAATGCTCTGGATCAAATGTGACGGAACCATCTCCTGTATCTGAATCAGAAGTTCTTCAGGGTAACCCCACTCTTCTGCATAGACTTGTGTCTGAAGGGGATGTGCGCAGTGTTAG AGATCTTCTTCAAAAGGCTTCAGCAGGGAGTGATAACAGCACAATATTGTCTCTATTAGAAGCTCAAAATGTTGATGGCCAAACTGCTCTCCATTTGGCCTGTAGACGCGGCAGTGCAGTACTTGTTAATGCTATTTTGGAGTATCAAGAGGCGAATGTGGATGTCTTGGACAAAGATGGGGATCCTCCACTAGTTTTTGCATTAGTAGCTGGATCCCCAGAATGCGTTCATGCTCTCATTAACAGAGGTGCTAATGTGAGATCTAGGTTGCGAGAAGGCTTTGGTCCCTCGGTTGCTCATGTCTGTGCCTATCATGGCCAACCTGATTGTATGCGT GAGTTACTAATGGCTGGAGCGGATCCTAATGCGGTGGATGAGGAAGGTGAATCTGTACTGCATAGAGCTGTTGCAAAGAAATATACAGATTGTGCCCTTGTTGTTCTGGAAAATGGGGGCTCTAGGTCAATGTGCGTTTTGAATTCAGAAAAGTTTAC ACCATTGCACTTGTGTGTGGCAACGTGGAATGTTGCTGTTGTTAGAAGGTGGGTGGAAGTTGCAACACCAGAAGAGATTGCTGATGCAATTGATATACCAAGTCCAGCTGGCACTGCATTGTGTATGGCAGCTTCTCTAAAGAAAGATCATGAAATTG AAGGAAGAGAAATGGTGCAAATTTTGCTAGCTTCTGGAGCAGATCCAACTGCTCAAGATTTGCAGCATGGACGGACAGCTTTGCATACAGCTTCAATGGCCAATGAAGTTGAGTTGGTGAAG ATTATACTTGATGCTGGAGTTGATGTGAACATTCGGAATGTACAAAATACAATTCCTCTTCACGTGGCACTGGCCAGAGGGGCAAAGTCATGTGTTGGACTGCTTCTCTCTGCTGGAGCAAATTATAATTTGCAG GATGATGAAGGCGACAATGCTTTCCATATAGCAGCAGATGCAGCAAAAATGATACGTGAGAATCTCGAATGGCTAATTGTCATGCTTAGAAATCCTGATGCTGCTGTTGAAGCTAGAAATCACAG TGGCAAGACCTTACGTGACTTTTTGGAGGCCCTTCCTCGGGAATGGATATCCGAAGATCTTATGGAGGCACTTGTAAATCGGGGAGTGCATTTGTCTCCTACAAC ATTTGATGTGGGAGACTGGGTCAAATTTAAAAGAAGTATAACAACTCCTACGTATGGATGGCAAGGTGCAAAACATAGAAGTGTTGGCTTTGTGCAAGGTGCCCCAGATAAGGACCATTTGATAGTATCATTTTGTTCTGGAGAGGCTCGTGTTTTGGCAAATGAAGTTGTAAAAGTTATTCCCTTGGACAGGGGACAGCATGTTCAGCTGAAACCAGATGTCAAAGAGCCCAG ATTTGGGTGGCGTGGCCAGTCACGTGATAGCATTGGTACTGTATTATGTGTTGATGATGATGGTATCCTACGTGTTGGCTTTCCCGGAGCCTCCAGAGGGTGGAAAGCTGATCCAGCAGAGATGGAGAGAGTTGAAGAATTCAAGGTTGGGGATTGGGTTCGAATTCGCCCCACTCTTACAACTGCAAAGCACGGATTAGGATCTGTTACACCTGGTAGCATTGGTATTGTGTATTGTATAAGACCAGATAGTAGTCTGTTGCTGGAATTAAGCTATCTTCCAAGTCCATGGCATTGTGAACCAGAGGAGGTTGAGCCTGTAACCCCTTTCAGG ATTGGTGACAGGGTATGTGTTAAGCGATCTGTTGCAGAGCCTAGGTATGCATGGGGTGGTGAGACACACCATAGTGTTggaaaaataagtgagatagAGAATGATGGGCTCCTGGTAATTGAAATTCCAAATCGACCCATACCATGGCAGGCTGATCCTTCTGACATGGAGAAGGTGGAAGATTTTAAG GTAGGGGACTGGGTTAGAGTCAAAGCTTCTGTACCATCCCCCAAATACGGATGGGAGGATATCACAAGGAACAGTGTTGGGATAATTCATAGCTTGGAGGAAGATGGTGATATGGGTGTCGCCTTCTGCTTCAGGAGCAAGCCTTTTTCTTGTTCTGTCACGGATGTGGAGAAGGTGCCCCCTTTTGAAGTGGGGCAAGAGATTCATGTGACGTCATCTATTTCTCAGCCAAGACTTGGATGGTCAAATGAAAGTCCAGCAACTGTTGGAAAAATTGTTAGGATTGACATGGATGGAGCTTTGAAT ACAAAAGTCACTGGCCGACAGAGCTTGTGGAAAGTTTCTCCTGGAGATGCGGAACGACTCTCCGGATTTGAAGTTGGTGACTGGGTACGTTCAAAACCAAGCCTGGGAACTCGACCAAGTTATGACTGGAACAGCATTGGAAAGGAAAGTTTAGCTGTCGTGCACAGTGTACAAGATACAGGTTATCTGGAGTTGGCTTGTTGTTTCCGTAAAGGCAGGTGGATAACTCATTACACAGATGTCGAAAAGGTTCCATGCTTTAAAATTGGGCAGTATGTCCGGTTCCGGATTGGACTTGTTGAACCAAGATGGGGCTGGAGAGGGGCTCAACTTGATTCTCGAGGCGTCATAACTAGCGTTCATGCTGATGGGGAAGTGAGAGTGGCTTTCTCTGGTTTGCCAGGATTGTGGAGAGGAGATCCTGCTGATCTTGAAATAGAGCAGATTTTTGAAGTTGGAGAGTGGGTGAGATTAAAAGATCAAGCTGGTGCTTGGAAATCCATTGGGCCGGGCAGTGTTGGAGTGGTGCAAGGATTGGGATACGATGCAGATAAATGGGATGGAACCACTTCCGTTGGATTTTGTGGGGAGCAAGAAAAATGGGTTGGGCCCACCTCTGCTCTCGAAAGGGTGAACAGGCTCATGGTTGGCCAGAAGGTTAGGGTTAAACTGTCTGTCAAGCAGCCAAGATTTGGGTGGTCAGGCCACAGCCATGCAAGTCTTGGAACCATATCCACAATTGATGCTGATGGCAAGCTGAGAATATACACTCCAGCTGGTTCAAAAGCTTGGATGCTGGATCCATCAGAAGTGGAACTTGTGGAAGAAGAGGAGCTTCACATTGGTGACTGGGTTAGGGTTAAAACATCGGTTTCAACTCCAACCCACCAGTGGGGAGAGGTGAATCGTACAAGCGTTGGGGTTGTGCATCGGATGGAAAATGAGGAGCTCTGGGTGGCGTTTTGCTTCACAGAGAGGTTGTGGCTTTGCAAGGCATCGGAAATGGAACGGGTTAGGCCGTTTAAAGTGGGGGACAAAGTGAGGATTAGAGAAGGGCTGGTGATCCCACGGTGGGGTTGGGGAATGGAGACACATGCAAGCAAAGGAGAGGTAGTGGGGGTTGACGCAAATGGGAAGTTAAGGATTAAGTTCCGATGGAGAGAAGGGAGGCCATGGATTGGAGATCCTGCTGATATTTCTCTTGATGAAAGCACATGA
- the LOC137733552 gene encoding acyltransferase Pun1-like — translation MIKPSSPTPNHHKNLKLSLLDQAFPPSFYANTIFFYSSDSNSNHGHNYGGDVTSQQLAWERSDRLQKSLSKTLVAFYPFAGQLKDQVSVECNDEGAYFVEARSNCSFLKILFKPEHKLLSHLIPAFNADEQLGSAVLLVQFTVFNCGGITLGVSHSHKIADASSTCTFFQRWAAITLELESVNNHDRISAVFPEFIGSSLLPPSDMPFSSSYVMNMAPEILTTRRFVFSAPKIASLSAKISRLLQQRGINITPTKVEVVSAVLFKCANAARRSSNPSAAFKQAVDLRRRMSPPLPDNAIGNLVWSFQLLVENKDIELHELVAEMRRGFAEFCNEKANRLKGEEGVSLVFEGNREEFEFGKMGIPMYCFASIWRHPMDEVDFGWGKPIWFTFHMCYKNTIMLLAGTRNDQDIEALVTLEEQEMTRFERDEVLLAVAAVNPSVVVNHCRM, via the coding sequence ATGATCAAACCATCCTCCCCAACTCCTAACCACCACAAAAACTTGAAGCTCTCTCTTTTGGACCAAGCATTTCCTCCATCCTTCTATGCAAATACCATTTTCTTCTACTCTTCAGACAGCAACAGCAACCATGGCCATAACTACGGCGGCGACGTCACCTCCCAGCAGCTTGCATGGGAAAGGTCTGACCGATTACAGAAGTCGCTGTCCAAAACCTTGGTTGCTTTCTATCCATTCGCCGGGCAGCTCAAAGACCAAGTCTCCGTTGAGTGCAACGATGAAGGAGCTTATTTTGTAGAAGCCCGAAGTAACTGCAGCTTCTTGAAAATTCTCTTCAAACCTGAACACAAGTTACTTTCCCACTTGATTCCTGCGTTCAATGCTGATGAGCAATTGGGCAGTGCTGTTCTGCTTGTTCAATTCACGGTCTTTAACTGTGGAGGAATTACTCTTGGTGTCTCCCATTCACACAAGATCGCCGACGCATCATCTACATGCACCTTTTTTCAAAGATGGGCAGCCATCACCCTCGAGTTGGAGTCCGTTAACAACCATGATCGAATCTCTGCAGTGTTTCCGGAATTCATTGGATCATCATTGCTGCCACCTTCGGATATGCCCTTCTCATCCAGCTATGTCATGAACATGGCGCCGGAAATTTTGACCACAAGGAGGTTTGTGTTTAGTGCTCCAAAGATAGCCAGTCTCAGTGCCAAAATTAGTAGACTTCTTCAACAGCGTGGAATTAATATAACCCCCACAAAAGTGGAAGTTGTATCTGCAGTTTTGTTCAAATGTGCTAATGCTGCAAGGAGATCATCAAATCCTTCGGCAGCATTTAAGCAGGCAGTGGACTTACGTCGAAGGATGTCTCCTCCGCTGCCGGACAACGCTATAGGGAATCTGGTCTGGTCGTTTCAACTGTTGGTCGAAAATAAAGATATCGAGCTGCATGAACTGGTTGCCGAGATGAGGAGAGGCTTTGCAGAGTTTTGTAACGAAAAGGCAAATAGGTTGAAGGGTGAAGAGGGTGTGTCTTTGGTTTTTGAAGGCAACAGAgaggagtttgaatttggtaagATGGGAATCCCGATGTATTGTTTTGCAAGCATATGGAGACATCCGATGGATGAAGTGGATTTCGGGTGGGGGAAGCCCATTTGGTTCACTTTTCATATGTGCTACAAGAACACTATAATGTTGTTGGCAGGCACTCGAAATGATCAAGATATTGAAGCTTTGGTGACCTTGGAAGAACAAGAGATGACTAGATTTGAACGCGACGAGGTGCTTCTTGCAGTTGCTGCCGTGAATCCTAGTGTCGTTGTTAATCACTGCCGCATGTGA
- the LOC137735597 gene encoding nudix hydrolase 16, mitochondrial-like: MCDIVARTGRHQQRYEAGCRLVAGCIPFRYKSSDETDDANSEKIIEVLMINSPSGPGLLFPKGGWENDETVEQAAIREAVEEAGVRGELMDFLGYYYFKSKTHQDEFSPEGVCRASMFALFVKEELESWPEQSTRDRTWLTVAEAIVSCRHAWMRDALEEGFSKWHAEKMIGTGEEDVTLTC, translated from the exons ATGTGTGATATAGTGGCCCGTACGGGTCGGCATCAGCAACGCTACGAGGCCGGATGTCGCCTTGTTGCCGG GTGTATTCCATTTAGATACAAAAGCTCTGATGAGACTGATGATGCCAATTCTGAGAAGATCATTGAGGTGCTTATGATTAACTCACCTAGTGGACCTGGTCTTTTGTTTCCAAAG GGAGGCTGGGAGAATGATGAAACTGTTGAGCAGGCTGCAATAAGGGAAGCTGTTGAAGAAGCTGGAGTTCGGGGAGAGCTAATG GATTTCCTGgggtattattattttaagagCAAAACACACCAGGACGAGTTCAGTCCGGAAGGTGTATGTAGAGCTTCTATGTTTGCTTTGTTTGTGAAAGAGGAGCTGGAGTCATGGCCCGAACAAAGCACCCGAGACAGAACATGGCTGACTGTAGCAGAGGCTATCGTGAGTTGCCGGCATGCATGGATGAGGGATGCCCTAGAGGAAGGCTTCTCAAAGTGGCATGCTGAAAAGATGATAGGTACAGGGGAGGAGGATGTAACATTGACTTGCTAG